One stretch of Miscanthus floridulus cultivar M001 chromosome 18, ASM1932011v1, whole genome shotgun sequence DNA includes these proteins:
- the LOC136522213 gene encoding anthranilate O-methyltransferase 2 isoform X1, with product MPMRIERDLHMATGNGESSYTKNSRIQEKAMFQIKPVLEEATREVYTALLPKTMVVADLGCSSGPNTLRFVSEVIGIIARHCKELDRRHDRPPQLQFFLNDLPGNDFNNLFQLIEQFNKSTARKHKGEAEAGALPPSYITGLPGSYYTRIFPSESVYLFHSLFCLQWRSQAPEQLKGTKKTCLDIYITKTMSPSMVKLFQQQFQKDFSLFLKLRYEELVSGGQMVLTFIGRKHEDVLTGESNHLYGLLAQSLKSLVDEGLVEKEKLESFYLPMYSPSVGEVEAIVKQVGLFNMNHVKVFETNWDPYDDSESDVVHNSIRSGENVAKCLRAVMEPLVASQFGEAILDKLFQEYARRVAKHLENEKTKHAVLVLSLKKPIHV from the exons ATGCCAATGAGAATCGAGCGTGATCTCCACATGGCCACGGGGAATGGAGAAAGTAGCTACACAAAAAACTCTAGGATTCAA GAGAAAGCTATGTTTCAGATTAAGCCGGTCCTTGAGGAGGCCACTAGAGAAGTATACACAGCTCTCCTCCCTAAAACCATGGTCGTGGCCGACTTAGGCTGCTCATCGGGGCCTAACACACTGCGCTTCGTTTCCGAGGTGATTGGCATCATAGCTCGCCATTGCAAGGAACTCGACCGACGACATGACCGCCCGCCACAGCTTCAGTTCTTCCTGAATGACCTGCCCGGAAACGACTTCAACAATCTCTTCCAGCTGATCGAGCAGTTCAATAAGTCGACGGCAAGAAAACACAAGGGAGAGGCAGAGGCAGGGGCACTGCCTCCGTCCTATATCACCGGGTTGCCGGGCTCCTACTACACTAGGATCTTCCCTAGTGAAAGCGTCTACCTTTTCCACTCTTTGTTCTGCCTTCAGTGGCGCTCTCAG gcaccGGAGCAACTGAAGGGCACCAAAAAAACATGCCTAGATATCTATATCACAAAGACTATGTCACCATCGATGGTGAAGCTGTTTCAACAGCAGTTTCAGAAGGACTTCTCCCTCTTCCTCAAGCTACGCTACGAGGAGCTCGTGTCTGGCGGCCAAATGGTTCTAACATTTATTGGAAGGAAGCATGAGGATGTGCTCACTGGAGAGTCCAACCATCTTTACGGATTGCTTGCGCAGTCGCTGAAATCCCTAGTTGATGAG GGTCTTGTGGAGAAGGAAAAGCTTGAGTCATTCTATCTACCGATGTACTCACCATCGGTTGGTGAAGTGGAGGCAATAGTGAAGCAAGTTGGGTTGTTCAACATGAATCATGTCAAAGTATTCGAGACAAATTGGGATCCCTACGATGACTCGGAAAGTGATGTTGTGCATAACAGTATTAGGAGCGGTGAAAATGTCGCTAAGTGCCTACGAGCAGTGATGGAGCCGCTGGTTGCAAGCCAATTTGGAGAAGCCATACTCGACAAGTTATTCCAAGAGTACGCTCGCCGTGTTGCCAAACACCTTGAGAATGAGAAAACCAAGCATGCTGTGCTCGTCCTGTCCTTGAAGAAACCAATCCATGTGTGA
- the LOC136522213 gene encoding anthranilate O-methyltransferase 2 isoform X2 encodes MATGNGETNYTKNSRIQEKAMFQIKPVLEEATREVYTALLPKTMVVADLGCSSGPNTLRFVSEVIGIIARHCKELDRRHDRPPQLQFFLNDLPGNDFNNLFQLIEQFNKSTARKHKGEAEAGALPPSYITGLPGSYYTRIFPSESVYLFHSLFCLQWRSQAPEQLKGTKKTCLDIYITKTMSPSMVKLFQQQFQKDFSLFLKLRYEELVSGGQMVLTFIGRKHEDVLTGESNHLYGLLAQSLKSLVDEGLVEKEKLESFYLPMYSPSVGEVEAIVKQVGLFNMNHVKVFETNWDPYDDSESDVVHNSIRSGENVAKCLRAVMEPLVASQFGEAILDKLFQEYARRVAKHLENEKTKHAVLVLSLKKPIHV; translated from the exons ATGGCCACAGGGAACGGAGAAACTAACTACACAAAAAATTCTAGGATTCAA GAGAAAGCTATGTTTCAGATTAAGCCGGTCCTTGAGGAGGCCACTAGAGAAGTATACACAGCTCTCCTCCCTAAAACCATGGTCGTGGCCGACTTAGGCTGCTCATCGGGGCCTAACACACTGCGCTTCGTTTCCGAGGTGATTGGCATCATAGCTCGCCATTGCAAGGAACTCGACCGACGACATGACCGCCCGCCACAGCTTCAGTTCTTCCTGAATGACCTGCCCGGAAACGACTTCAACAATCTCTTCCAGCTGATCGAGCAGTTCAATAAGTCGACGGCAAGAAAACACAAGGGAGAGGCAGAGGCAGGGGCACTGCCTCCGTCCTATATCACCGGGTTGCCGGGCTCCTACTACACTAGGATCTTCCCTAGTGAAAGCGTCTACCTTTTCCACTCTTTGTTCTGCCTTCAGTGGCGCTCTCAG gcaccGGAGCAACTGAAGGGCACCAAAAAAACATGCCTAGATATCTATATCACAAAGACTATGTCACCATCGATGGTGAAGCTGTTTCAACAGCAGTTTCAGAAGGACTTCTCCCTCTTCCTCAAGCTACGCTACGAGGAGCTCGTGTCTGGCGGCCAAATGGTTCTAACATTTATTGGAAGGAAGCATGAGGATGTGCTCACTGGAGAGTCCAACCATCTTTACGGATTGCTTGCGCAGTCGCTGAAATCCCTAGTTGATGAG GGTCTTGTGGAGAAGGAAAAGCTTGAGTCATTCTATCTACCGATGTACTCACCATCGGTTGGTGAAGTGGAGGCAATAGTGAAGCAAGTTGGGTTGTTCAACATGAATCATGTCAAAGTATTCGAGACAAATTGGGATCCCTACGATGACTCGGAAAGTGATGTTGTGCATAACAGTATTAGGAGCGGTGAAAATGTCGCTAAGTGCCTACGAGCAGTGATGGAGCCGCTGGTTGCAAGCCAATTTGGAGAAGCCATACTCGACAAGTTATTCCAAGAGTACGCTCGCCGTGTTGCCAAACACCTTGAGAATGAGAAAACCAAGCATGCTGTGCTCGTCCTGTCCTTGAAGAAACCAATCCATGTGTGA